A region from the Vicia villosa cultivar HV-30 ecotype Madison, WI linkage group LG3, Vvil1.0, whole genome shotgun sequence genome encodes:
- the LOC131659947 gene encoding uncharacterized protein LOC131659947 codes for MRTKQKENTMSPKFRTGDIVWANPTIPSPLNTTNWSPALITSSSDLTISLSFFNNPTTRTFFLESELLPFDQPFPFTTSFPPQNDAFRTALRLFGLRIVSGLTCRCIITGHNEDNRGLNRFEPVRVLDFVLDAAVFPSVDGSRVVEAVKLIANVHAFRCYSSFRQKKLYQENRKLGDNVKLHRCSSLSQKVHLGTRKSAALESKDKSQVISKQGEENSTIGAIRRLNPTVPDLEGYSGKAELFMHSTALIPLHIRGNNLKLERQNLLRFKSILPRGLVDMCFGNYSRMREAHFSISSNLNTHLISYISKRKEDVPRLCSGLEEAEITICLNRKRKRGDKHDLGHVFPQTSRTHIKKNTRPRISNIKMLEPEESIQIDDQACVHFGETNINFTDKDQKLDMKRSQHLTLQQSFTREYSPNMVADFQSDNCEVDASAAKVNFVLGSKSPVYQERLQRIRNGDITPLKSKDSVRIKSFSGDCLVESKDSYHYIASCSTLKSKVGQQSKPHVPLCSKSLHMKFPNNFNIPSKEQLIKNFSVFGSVDSSSTRVSWHYGSAQVVFFKESDAVAAYHYAKRKVWFGEPNIQFWLEPFEHERRELKCSYSISPLCSKSLHMKFPKNFNLPSKEQLIKKFSVFGSVDSSSTKVSWYCGSAQVAFFKESDAVAAYQYAKRKIWFGEPNIRFWLDPFEHKRRDLKCSYPMQPSSNKLIGPPLKSCLKKSNSLKQENRKKHYRVRFTVET; via the exons ATGCGAACCAAACAGAAAGAAAACACGATGAGTCCAAAGTTCAGAACCGGTGACATTGTATGGGCAAATCCAACAATCCCCTCTCCTCTCAACACCACCAACTGGTCTCCGGCCCTCATCACATCCTCCTCCGACCTCACCATCTCCCTCTCCTTCTTCAACAACCCCACCACCCGCACATTCTTCCTCGAATCCGAACTCCTCCCCTTCGACCAACCTTTCCCCTTTACAACCTCATTTCCTCCCCAAAACGACGCGTTTAGAACCGCCCTTAGGTTATTCGGTCTCAGAATCGTTTCCGGTTTAACCTGCCGCTGTATAATAACGGGTCATAATGAAGATAACAGGGGTTTAAACCGGTTTGAACcggttagggttttggattttgtTTTGGATGCTGCTGTTTTTCCTTCGGTTGATGGTTCCCGGGTTGTTGAAGCTGTTAAATTGATTGCCAATGTTCATGCTTTTCGGTGTTATTCTTCCTTTCGCCAGAAGAAACTCTACCAAGAAAATCGAAAATTag GTGATAATGTAAAGCTGCATCGATGTTCCTCTTTGAGTCAGAAGGTTCACTTAGGTACTCGTAAATCTGCGGCTTTAGAATCCAAAGATAAATCTCAGGTCATATCCAAGCAAGGGGAGGAAAACTCAACCATTGGTGCTATAAGAAGATTGAACCCAACAGTTCCTGATTTGGAAGGATATAGTGGTAAGGCTGAACTCTTTATGCATTCTACTGCCTTAATCCCATTGCACATTAGGGGAAACAATCTAAAGTTGGAAAGGCAGAACCTCTTGAGATTTAAAAGTATATTACCCCGTGGCCTAGTCGATATGTGCTTTGGAAACTATTCTAGAATGAGGGAAGCTCACTTTTCTATTTCTTCAAACTTAAATACTCACTTGATCAGTTATATCAGTAAAAGAAAAGAAGATGTACCAAGGCTTTGCTCTGGATTGGAAGAAGCAGAGATCACTATATGCCTCAACAGGAAAAGAAAGCGAGGTGATAAACATGATTTAGGTCATGTTTTTCCGCAAACTAGCAGAACACACATCAAAAAAAATACTAGACCTAGGATCTCAAACATCAAGATGCTTGAACCAGAAGAAAGTATACAAATAGACGATCAGGCCTGCGTACATTTTGGCGAAACTAACATAAATTTCACTGATAAGGATCAGAAACTTGATATGAAAAGAAGTCAACATTTGACCTTACAGCAGTCTTTTACCCGTGAATATTCACCCAACATGGTGGCTGACTTCCAATCTGATAACTGTGAGGTTGATGCTAGTGCAGCGAAAGTTAACTTTGTGTTGGGATCTAAGTCCCCTGTTTACCAGGAGAGGCTGCAAAGAATTCGCAATGGTGATATAACACCTCTTAAGTCAAAAGACTCAGTGAGAATAAAATCGTTTTCTGGGGATTGTTTGGTGGAGAGTAAAGATTCTTATCACTATATTGCTTCTTGTTCAACACTTAAATCAAAAGTTGGACAGCAATCAAAACCACATGTTCCCTTATGTTCTAAATCTTTGCACATGAAGTTTCCCAATAATTTCAACATTCCTTCGAAAGAACAGCTAATAAAGAATTTTAGTGTATTTGGCTCCGTAGATTCTTCCAGCACAAGAGTCTCTTGGCACTATGGCTCAGCTCAGGTGGTTTTTTTCAAAGAAAGTGACGCAGTTGCTGCATATCACTATGCCAAAAGGAAGGTCTGGTTTGGTGAGCCTAATATCCAGTTTTGGCTTGAACCTTTTGAGCACGAACGAAGAGAACTCAAGTGTTCATATTCCATTAGTCCCTTATGTTCTAAATCTTTGCACATGAAGTTCCCAAAGAATTTCAACCTACCGTCGAAAGAACAACTGATAAAGAAGTTTAGTGTATTTGGCTCAGTAGATTCTTCAAGCACAAAAGTCTCTTGGTACTGTGGCTCAGCTCAGGTGGCTTTTTTCAAAGAAAGTGATGCAGTTGCTGCATATCAATATGCCAAAAGGAAGATTTGGTTCGGTGAGCCTAATATCCGGTTTTGGCTTGATCCTTTTGAGCATAAACGAAGAGATCTCAAGTGTTCATATCCCATGCAGCCATCATCAAACAAACTAATAGGACCACCACTGAAATCATGTCTGAAAAAATCGAATTCCTTGAAACAGGAAAACAGAAAGAAACACTATAGGGTAAGATTTACTGTAGAAACTTAG